A genome region from Macrotis lagotis isolate mMagLag1 chromosome 4, bilby.v1.9.chrom.fasta, whole genome shotgun sequence includes the following:
- the PRAP1 gene encoding proline-rich acidic protein 1: MINTDYYQYAIMIDNTLYWGSKGLMNAKRKDSFSEENTNEQLNLGPKAFEQSEKGNILRESMPRLAFFTGSEKNQDLLSIFRNPIQLPEEDRDSFYHSSSTEDVFEKRQMLSLSHHRVLQEPEEDRDQIYHNAN; the protein is encoded by the exons ATGATTAACACGGACTATTATCAATATGCAATTATGATTGACAACACCCTATACTGGGGATCAAAG GGCTTAATGAATGCCAAAAGAAAGGACAGCTTCTCTGAAGAGAACACTAATGAACAATT GAATTTGGGCCCAAAAGCTTTTGAACAATCAGAAAAAGGCAACATTCTCAGAGAGTCCATGCCCCGACTGGCGTTTTTCACAGGTTCAGAGAAAAATCAAG ATCTCTTGAGTATTTTTCGTAATCCAATACAATTACCTGAGGAAGACAGAGATTCCTTCTACCACTCAAGTTCCACGGAAGATGTCTTTGAAAAACGCCAAATGTTGAGTCTATCTCATCACAGAGTACTTCAGGAGCCAGAAGAGGACAGGGACCAAATCTACCATAATgcaaattaa